The nucleotide window TGCAACAGTTGGCATAACAATTGCCGATTGTGAAGTTTCATCATTCGTACCAATTGGTGAAGCTGAATTCGAATTGCTAATCTCCATACTGGAAGCTACAGCACTAGCTGCCGCCGCCACTGCAGCAGCCGCGGCAGCTGCTGCCGCTGCAGTATtggcattattgttgtttgcattGTTAGCGCCACCACGTCGACGACCGCCACCTTCACCATCTGCATTGTTACGACGGCGACTGCCTGtggtagaaaataaataaatattaaattttaaagttttcgttCACTTGAAAGTAAGTTTACATACCGCCACCTTTACGTCCACGTTTTGGTGTGCCATCAGCAGTTGCTGTACTCTTGCGTGAAGAGCGCGAACCACGCTTACGTTTACCGCGGCTGCTGTACGACTCATCGTAGTCATTATCTGATTCAAATTCATCCTCAAAATCATCGACATGGTGATAGTGAGACATGTCAATGTCCTCATGGAACCAATCTTTTTCTGGATTGGCATGCGAATCTTTGCTGTCATTATCACCCGAAGCACTCATGGAATTGCCATCTGCTGCGACGATTGCTAGCAAGAATAAATGagataacataaataaaatgtaaaatacaaataatttaactCAAATCAGTGAAAATTATAGCTCatatctataaaataaatattacaatcgCTTTATTGGCTGGTTTTAttgattttgctttttattacaatatcaACGTGTCATTGCAATCGCAATAATGTAAATAACAcagcatttcaaaagttatatgtacatatttacctgCACTTTCAGTTTGATAATGATCGCGCACCGAGGCATTACCAGTGGATTGATGGTAATGAGGTTCACGATACTGGTAGGCTCGGTAGCTATGGTGATGATTAAGCAAATACTGGCGTTTCGGTTTGCGCCAACGTGCTGATGGATAGGTGTATATTTGGCCATCGCGAAAACCTGGCATACGTTGACGTTGTTTCATGAATAAAGCACAATGTGTCTGCGCAACACCAGTTTGTGGGTCCAAAAATGGCATACGTAGACGACGTTCGATACACAAACGTGTATTAAAGTTTTCACTATTTTCGAGTATTTCCTTGTACGCTGAGTCATTTAGAAAATTCTGTATTTTCTCAAAGTTGTTAAgatttacaatttcaatttcggAAGCCATTATCCCTTCAGCACTGCTTTTGAATTAATTTCTTGACAAAGTTGAATGGACTACTTTtacgtatatttgtatgtgtgtgaatctGTGTGTTTGCACAAAACAGTCTGGCAGATATCGAAGGTTGTTTTAGAGCACCTTCGAAATTATTAATCCATCCGTAACGATACCACTAATTTGGTTTCGTTCTTTAAAACTTCCTTagttacaatataaaaaaaagcacaatgttttgttattaaaaatacatttttcacttctaaTAAAAGTATACcttaaatgaaagcaaaaaactTCAGGTGCGTCTCTAACAAAGTGAGTACACAAAGAAAACACTGAGGCAAGCTGCCATATGTTTGACAGATTTATACATTGTTTTGCGGGATTATTGAGTTCACTCATTTGGTTTTTGGTAAGTGGGCAATACACACTTTCAGAACATATTTATTAatggtatatatttaataaaacttaaTAATATTATCAAACTTATATCTTTGTAATATTGCTGTAATAGGGCGatattcacatcaaataaagttttttttttaacataaaaatcatcatataaatGTGGCAACTTCAACACCAGTGTGTCATTCAATTTGTGATTTGGGCGTGGAAAAGGAacgaaaacaattttgttttctagtgagatttatattttcgttagtaaatttattgaaatatttttaattggaatttGTTTTAAGTTTGTGAAATATAACCATCATGGGGGCCAGTAATCGCACAACACGTATAGCGGTTGGAATTTCCGTTGTATCCTTCTTATTGTTTCTGATTGCGTTCGTCACACCCTACTGGCTAATCACAGACGGTCGTATTGACAATCCACGCTTTACAAATCTTGGACTATGGGAGGTGTGTTTCAATAATTTCCAGGATATACATCGGTTTTACGATACCGTCTTTGATGGATGCATGTGGGTATTCGAAGAAGAATATTACATTATACACGATTTTCTTCTACCAAGTTTCTATATCGCTGTGCAAGTATTTGCTACGCTCTGTTTCGTATTGTGCCTTATTGCATTGCCGTTGACATTATCATTTTTGCGTACCTCTCGTGACGACGACCGTTATGTGTTCCTATTGTTAACTATTGGATCCTGCCAAGTGCTGGCTTCTATATTTGGCTTTATGGCTGTTGTAATATTCGGTGCGAAAGGAGATTCCCGTGACTGGATGCCAGGATGGCAAAACAATGATATGGGTTGGTCATTTGCCTTAGCTGTGGTGGGTGGTGTTATGTTATTACCAGcgggtatattatatatagtagaaGCAAGACGTGAACGTTATcgtcatttaaatgaaattagtaaTCGTGATATAAGTGAATATGGTGGTCCTACAGATGACTTTTatcaacaacaagcacaacaatATTTTGCACCAGAACCCACTAGACCAAGACGTCCCCCACCCGGCCAGAGTACGTCTGCCGCTGCTGCAGCAGCTGCTGCACTTCCCCAAGGAGGGCTACAAACTGACATCTAAGTGGTAttgcagaaaataataaatacaaactatTTAAAACTTCGAAAGGGAATCTCGAAAATCCGTCCATTTTTTGTGAAAGCGCCAAAAATAAGCAGCTTGAAATCATTCCATGTTATGTCTAGTTTTTAGTCAATTAGTATTTCTACTCCAGTACAAGTGTCTACAAAGTTTATATAACAGTATCtaaaaagtgtttataatttttacaaacataAGTCCGTCGAATAAATATGTAACTGAACATACATatcatttaatgaaaaaatctaagaaaatatGCGAATCATTCGATATACACGATATACTTTTGTCTTTTATAGATTGTTATATTCGTAAATTATgtcttttatatataatttttacagaactcgaataaagatttttacatacaaatttatatatacagttagagtTTTACTTCAGTTGATTGAATGATACTTTACTCAATTCTATGTTACGAAATATTTGTATAGTTGACATTGCGCATTTGTTCCGTACTTGTACATTATTGGTTTCAGGGGTTCCGCAAAAGTTTGTTCGAGATTAATTATATTATCCTTAAGAATTACACGTAGAAAATAGTGTCCAAGCAGTAAGTGAAAACATTTAAATGGCACGAAAGCCAATTACATTTGAAGCTGTCGCATTTTTCTTAACCTTTTATAAGCGGAAAACGACTAGAGAACTCACTAAATTGTCTCGTTTTTCCTTTACGCTATATGGCTGGAGCCATTGCCGTCGCTTGGCGGTTTCGCTATTGTTCCAGTTTTCAACCaaattgaattttgttgttCGCTTTCAGCTGACGACTTCTCAACTATGACGAACAATTCTCGCTTGTTGGTTTCCAGTTGTGCTCGCAGATACGTTATTAACTCAGTCTCGCCGCCAATGCATTCGGGTTCACGCAATTTCGAGTCTAAATTGTAGTATTTACCTTCGATACGACGTATGGCTATCCAATGTCGTTTCTGCAGTGGCAATGTGACGAATGCGAATTTGTAGTCCGAAGGCACGTTCAGAATGAAACCGACAATTGCATTCAAATCGATGCAGGACGGGTCTCTaaacaattgtaaataaaattaaataagtataataaaataacaagttTGTCAAACTATTGTTTTGCATTTACTTGCGTTTGTCAAACCAAACTGCTTCGCAGTTTCGCAATTGTAGTGCCGTCATAATAACATTAATGTCATAATTGCCTAAACCCAATGGAGATCGATGTGGATTGATCCAAACATTTGGACTTAGATCGTTGCATATTTGATCCAATTGTTCTTTCGTATAAGACTGTTCACCTTTAATAGATGTTTTTAGTATGTTTATAGAACGTTGCAATAACAGTATATATTACCTTGGAAAAGATTATTAAGTGTATGAAGTGCGCATAGCTGACGCGTCTGTCTTTCATGgtaaatatttgttggcattattGGGCACTAACTCTCAGCTTAGTGATACTTATTTGTCAATATCTCATTGaataatttgcttttatttacagtGCGTCGATTTTAGATGGACTTTGTTGTCCTaaactcttttatttatatttttatttattttcttcgttGTATTAGACCTAAAAAGTCATTCATGATTTGCTGTACCACTAATTGTGACTTCAATACAATTAAAAAGAAGAAGCTACTACAACTACTATTGTGAATGGCAGTTTACGGAAGTGATGGATAACGCGCTGTTctggaaattttaataatttcgtttataccaaattgagtttcaaaatttttatataaaatacgtattgcaatttgttgttaaataatttttagttctttgatttttatacatttcatattcacattttattgtttcaatttatttgtgctcacaatttattttttcaacgcAAAAAATCCTCAATTTCGCcagaaaatccattaaaaatatttaatgtcaaTCGTTAAAGTCTGACAGCACTTCATCGTACTGGTCGAAGCTGTCATGTGATTATATTTTTCACCTGACTGACATTTTTCTTCGCGAATTTCTTCAACTTCAATTCGACGACGGCAGAAAATTTGTAAGTTTTCCTTGTGGAAAATTGTACGAGGTTCAAGAAGAAAAGTCACCGTTTACCTTTCAGtgcaacacaaataaataaagcaacaaaatgaaaatttgtggTCCAAAATTGTCACTCTGCGGTTTGATCATCTCCGTTTGGGGAATCATACAATTGGTGAGTAACCAGTAttttgtgtaatattatatattggtgATTGGCGACTTCCTCTGGAATAGATAAGCCATACCAGATAAAAATGTGAAgattaatgtaaaatatacgCTTACGTGATATTTACAAAGCGTATACGTTTAAGCATGTGCATTTAGCGTACTTTTATTCATCaccaaatattttctaatacttTTGCTTCTTTGTTTCAGGTGTTGATGGGAGTGTTCTTCTTTATACACAGCGTTGCGCTTATTGAAGATTTGCCTATCGGTGAGGAATTCCATACTGTAGATGATTTCTACAATGCAGCCAACGCCGCGTATAGCCAggtataatgaaattattaatttaatatatacgtacatacaatatatactcGTGATATGTGTTCATGACCTTGATCAAATTAATAATACAGTGAAACTAGCTTACATTCCttgttgcacatacatatgtatattaaaattactactttcaaaaatttcgattatttttcactaacttttaatgtttttttttttcagaatgcCTACAATTGCTGGATTGCTGCCTGCATCTACGTGATTACACTATTGTTCTCCGCCCAGCAATTCTATGTAAACAGCAGAGCAACTGCCAATTAATTTAAGCGACCGAGTAAcatgaaaccacatgtcaaaataaacaaacaagtaCATACCTAAACCATctacaaccaaccaaccaaccacttGTTATGTTCGTTGACGTATTATGTTCTAAATTCCGCCATCATCATCTTATATTGTTGAAGTTGTAGCTTGCAGccatttctaaatttaaaaaagaacaCCGCTCAGGATGTGTCGGGCATTACGAAGACTTTTAAGTGAGAGCAAATGAGGAAGCATGCAGCTGCCGCAACAACAGAGTAAAACATCAAGATCATCAGCGTCGTCgttattgttgatttttttcatttaagtaaGCGGTGTCTGCAGTTATCAATGCAAGAATATAGTTTTACCAAAAACATTGAATAACTCTTAACATTATTTGACTACTTACAGTTGAAGTAAAAGACggtgcatatttttgtttttagtgaAAACCACCTTGCAATTGgcttaacaaaaatttaacaaaaataagtgtactTCCTACTTTCATTTCAAGTCTTCAATGCCTGTGTTTTTCAGCCaacattaattgaaattttgaaactaaaACTATAAACACATTCCATGTTCGTCCGTATGccttattatgtttttttttttgttaaatatattgatttctgCTATAATTCGCTGTCTGGTATTGTTTCCACTTTGCTTTAGCACTGTgcgtaaaagtattttttttatttatttgtatgctgCGTTGAGTGTATAACGCTGCACGTCATGTATGTTGCACTTTACTTCAACACTTCAGCACAAGCTAGCGCCACTTgtataataaacaaacataaatatgcaaCAAT belongs to Zeugodacus cucurbitae isolate PBARC_wt_2022May chromosome 6, idZeuCucr1.2, whole genome shotgun sequence and includes:
- the LOC105218587 gene encoding uncharacterized protein LOC105218587 gives rise to the protein MGASNRTTRIAVGISVVSFLLFLIAFVTPYWLITDGRIDNPRFTNLGLWEVCFNNFQDIHRFYDTVFDGCMWVFEEEYYIIHDFLLPSFYIAVQVFATLCFVLCLIALPLTLSFLRTSRDDDRYVFLLLTIGSCQVLASIFGFMAVVIFGAKGDSRDWMPGWQNNDMGWSFALAVVGGVMLLPAGILYIVEARRERYRHLNEISNRDISEYGGPTDDFYQQQAQQYFAPEPTRPRRPPPGQSTSAAAAAAAALPQGGLQTDI
- the LOC105218588 gene encoding josephin-like protein, with product MPTNIYHERQTRQLCALHTLNNLFQGEQSYTKEQLDQICNDLSPNVWINPHRSPLGLGNYDINVIMTALQLRNCEAVWFDKRKDPSCIDLNAIVGFILNVPSDYKFAFVTLPLQKRHWIAIRRIEGKYYNLDSKLREPECIGGETELITYLRAQLETNKRELFVIVEKSSAESEQQNSIWLKTGTIAKPPSDGNGSSHIA
- the LOC105218586 gene encoding ribonuclease kappa-B; this translates as MKICGPKLSLCGLIISVWGIIQLVLMGVFFFIHSVALIEDLPIGEEFHTVDDFYNAANAAYSQNAYNCWIAACIYVITLLFSAQQFYVNSRATAN
- the LOC105218589 gene encoding zinc finger protein ubi-d4 B; the protein is MASEIEIVNLNNFEKIQNFLNDSAYKEILENSENFNTRLCIERRLRMPFLDPQTGVAQTHCALFMKQRQRMPGFRDGQIYTYPSARWRKPKRQYLLNHHHSYRAYQYREPHYHQSTGNASVRDHYQTESAAIVAADGNSMSASGDNDSKDSHANPEKDWFHEDIDMSHYHHVDDFEDEFESDNDYDESYSSRGKRKRGSRSSRKSTATADGTPKRGRKGGGSRRRNNADGEGGGRRRGGANNANNNNANTAAAAAAAAAAVAAAASAVASSMEISNSNSASPIGTNDETSQSAIVMPTVAPVAGTTFDKTLSETNVVAAAAAVTNDVAAPVLPSTSAVSGVTSVAAVPTVTPPVTAAASIVTPVVTAGAVKKDLKNKLRADREVATPSTYCDFCLGDQRENKKTNLPEELVSCSDCGRSGHPSCLQFTPNMIISVKRYRWQCIECKYCSICGTSDNDDQLLFCDDCDRGYHMYCLSPPLITPPEGSWSCKLCMDEFHKDEK